The following coding sequences lie in one Gorilla gorilla gorilla isolate KB3781 chromosome 5, NHGRI_mGorGor1-v2.1_pri, whole genome shotgun sequence genomic window:
- the TRIM27 gene encoding zinc finger protein RFP, whose translation MASGSVAECLQQETTCPVCLQYFAEPMMLDCGHNICCACLARCWGTAETNVSCPQCRETFPQRHMRPNRHLANVTQLVKQLRTERPSGPGGEMGVCEKHREPLKLYCEEDQMPICVVCDRSREHRGHSVLPLEEAVEGFKEQIQNQLDHLKRVKDLKKRRRAQGEQARAELLSLTQMEREKIVWEFEQLYHSLKEHEYRLLARLEELDLAIYNSINGAITQFSCNISHLSSLIAQLEEKQQQPTRELLQDIGDTLSRAERIRIPEPWITPPDLQEKIHIFAQKCLFLTESLKQFTEKMQSDMEKIQELREAQLYSVDVTLDPDTAYPSLILSDNLRQVRYSYLQQDLPDNPERFNLFPCVLGSPCFIAGRHYWEVEVGDKAKWTIGVCEDSVCRKGGVTSAPQNGFWAVSLWYGKEYWALTSPMTALPLRTPLQRVGIFLDYDAGEVSFYNVTERCHTFTFSHATFCGPVRPYFSLSYSGGKSAAPLIICPMSGIDGFSGHVGNHGHSMETSP comes from the exons ATGGCCTCCGGGAGCGTGGCCGAGTGCCTGCAGCAGGAGACCACCTGCCCCGTGTGCCTGCAGTACTTCGCAGAGCCCATGATGCTCGACTGCGGCCATAACATCTGTTGCGCGTGCCTCGCCCGCTGCTGGGGCACGGCAGAGACTAACGTGTCGTGCCCGCAGTGCCGGGAGACCTTCCCGCAGAGGCACATGCGGCCCAACCGGCACCTGGCCAACGTGACCCAACTGGTAAAGCAGCTGCGCACCGAGCGGCCGTCGGGGCCCGGCGGCGAGATGGGCGTGTGCGAGAAGCACCGCGAGCCCCTGAAGCTGTACTGCGAGGAGGACCAGATGCCCATCTGCGTGGTGTGCGACCGCTCCCGCGAGCACCGCGGCCACAGCGTGCTGCCGCTCGAGGAGGCGGTGGAGGGCTTCAAG GAGCAAATCCAGAACCAGCTCGACCATTTAAAAAGAGTGAAGGATTTAAAGAAGAGACGTCGGGCCCAGGGGGAACAGGCACGAGCTGAACTCTTG AGCCTAACCCAGATGGAGAGGGAGAAGATTGTTTGGGAGTTTGAGCAGCTGTATCACTCCTTAAAGGAGCATGAGTATCGCCTCCTGGCCCGCCTTGAGGAGCTAGACTTGGCCATCTACAATAGCATCAATGGTGCCATCACCCAGTTCTCTTGCaacatctcccacctcagcagccTGATCGCTCAGCTagaagagaagcagcagcagcccaCCAGGGAGCTCCTGCAG GACATTGGGGACACATTGAGCAG ggcTGAAAGAATCAGGATTCCTGAACCTTGGATCACACCTCCAGATTTGCAAGAGAAAATCCACATTTTTGCCCAAAAATGTCTATTCTTGACGGAGAGTCTAAAGCAGTTCACAG aaaaaatgCAGTCAGATATGGAGAAAATCCAAG AATTAAGAGAGGCTCAGTTATACTCAG TGGACGTGACTCTGGACCCAGACACGGCCTACCCCAGCCTGATCCTGTCTGATAATCTGCGGCAAGTGCGGTACAGTTACCTCCAACAGGACCTGCCTGACAACCCCGAGAGGTTCAATCTGTTTCCCTGTGTCTTGGGCTCTCCGTGCTTCATCGCTGGGAGACATtattgggaggtagaggtgggagatAAAGCCAAGTGGACCATAGGTGTCTGTGAAGACTCAGTGTGCAGAAAAGGTGGAGTAACCTCAGCCCCCCAGAATGGATTCTGGGCAGTGTCTTTATGGTATGGGAAGGAATATTGGGCTCTTACCTCCCCAATGACTGCCCTACCCCTGCGGACCCCGCTCCAGCGGGTGGGGATTTTCTTGGACTATGATGCTGGTGAGGTCTCCTTCTACAACGTGACAGAGAGGTGTCACACCTTCACTTTCTCTCATGCTACCTTTTGTGGGCCTGTCCGGCCCTACTTCAGTCTGAGTTACTCGGGAGGGAAAAGTGCAGCTCCTCTGATCATCTGCCCCATGAGTGGGATAGATGGGTTTTCTGGCCATGTTGGGAATCATGGTCATTCCATGGAGACCTCCCCTTGA